GTGCAGCTGGCGCAGGGGCTGGTTTCGCATTAGCTTCTGTAGGTGTTTGAGCTTCTGCAGCAGGTGCTGCATAGGTTACCTTTTCTTCACCTGCAGTCGCCTTAGTGGTTTCCGCAGTAGGACCTGCATCTTGCTTAGTGGGTTCCGTAGTAGAACCTGCTTCTGGCTCAGTTTCTACCTTTGCGTCTGCTTTAACTGATGGAGCGACTAGTGCTGCCCCAACCGCAAAAACAAGCGAACAACCGAAAAGGAAATGTTTCCCTTTTTTAATCATACGCCAATTTTTTTGCTCTGCATTTTTACGATTAAAATACATGTTATGATCTCCTTTTAGTATTTATTAGCATTTTATATGCTACATACGCCTTCAGTATAAAATATTTATTTGAAAATGTCAAGAATAAGGAATTAAAACATATGGAAAAATCGGAAATATCTTCTCAAAGTAACTTCCACTGGGCTGGTCAAAGTAGAAATTAGTCTAAAACAGATTTTTATGATGGAACTAAGTGTGAAACGTTTGAGTTAGAAATGAGGTCCACTATGGAAAAACATAAATATCCTTAGCTTTTATCTACCCACTACAGTTGACACAGAACCAAAAAAGAAGCCTTTCGGCTTCTCTTCTTACAAAACTTTCGCTGACGTACGAGTAATGTCTTCGACTTGAATATTTTCTGCCTCAAATTTTTCTTTCAAGGCTGGTAAATCAATTGATCCATCGATTTGCACTTCGATGATTACCTTACCATCTTTACGCGGAATATTGACTGTATGGGAGATATTCAGATTTTCTTTTACTATTAAAGATACAATCTTTCCGAGTACACCCACTTCATCTTCTGTCACAAAGCGCACACGAATTCCTTCTTCCCCATAACCAGCAATTTCAAGAAAGGCTTGGAAAACATCACGGTCAGTAATAACTCCGTATACTTGATGATTATCTACTACAGGAAGAATACCAATCTTGTTTTTTAACATCAGATAAGTTGCATCCTCTAGACTCGCATAGCCTGAGACAGTGATAACATCGCGAATCATCACATCTTTTACTTTGGTCTTATTCAGAAGATAATTCATCTCATAGATAGAAAGACTGGTTGCTTTGGATGGACTTGCTTGGGCAATGGTTCCCTCAGTTACCAAACCAACTAACTGATCATTTTCGATAACAGGCAAGCGATGCAATCCTTGCTCTCTCATCAAATCTGCTGCATGTGATACTGTTGTATCCGGACTAATATACACTACCTTGCGGGTCATAAAATCTTTAACTGCCATGAGACTTCTCCTTTTCTATTCTTGTCCCTATTATACAATCTTTTTGCAAATCTATCAAACGCTTACATTTCTTTTTCAAAATTCAGAAAAGTATGAATAAGCTAGCAAAAAGAGCTCTAAAGCCGAGCTCCCTGAATGAAGGCTAGATACGCTTCATTCGATTTTATTTCAATTATCAGAATCTAACCTTCCAGTGCAGATGATAATTGCTTCGCAATCTCTATCCACCGATTAAAAAGGTCCCCCGGACTATAATGAAGATTACTTCGTAATCTTCATTTGCAACCTAAACTAGTCTCCCAGACTATGCGAAGATTGCTTACGCAATCTCTATCCACCGACTAAAAAAGTACCCCGGATTCTTAATGATGATTACTTCGCAATCTTCATTTGCAACCTAAACTAGTCTCCCAGACTAGTTTAGCCACCTAGATATGCTTTTCTGACTTCTTCTGATGAGGCGAGTTCTTTTCCTGTTCCTGATAGGACTATTTTTCCTGTTTCCAGTACATATCCTCGGTCAGAGATTGCGAGTGCTTTATTGGCATTTTGTTCAATCAAGAGGACTGTCGTTCCTTGTTTCTGAATATCTTGAATGATATCAAAGATCTCTTGAATAAAGATTGGGGCAAGTCCCATTGATGGTTCATCTAAGAGAAGAAGTTTTGGTGTTGACATAAGAGCGCGTCCCATGGCAAGCATTTGTTGTTCCCCCCCTGAAAGAGTGGCTGCATCTTGGTTCTTCCGTTCTTCAAGACGAGGAAAGCGTGAGAAAACTTTTTTCAAGTTAGCTTGATTTTCTTCACGATTTTTCTTTAAGAAAGCTCCCATTTCTAGATTTTCCAAGACGGTCAAGCCAGGGAAGACGTGGCGTCCTTCTGGTACTTGTGAAAGGCCACCTGCTACAATTTTCTGAGCCGGCATTTTTTGGATTTCTTGACCTAAAAATTCAATCTTTCCTGAACTCGGTCTAACCAAACCAGACAAGGTACGGAGAATGGTTGTCTTACCTGCACCATTGGCACCGATAAGGGAAACTACTTCTCCTTCATTCACTTCAAAGCTTACATCACGAACTGCTTGGATCATACCGTAATGCACAGAAAGATTATCAACTTTTAACATAGACATTAGGCTTCACCTCCTAGATAAGCTTCGATAACGCGTTTATTGGTCTTAATTTCGTCTGGAGTTCCCTGAGCAATCAAACGACCATATTCAAGTACGTAGATACGTTCTGTTACTTCCATGACCAGATTCATATCGTGTTCAATCAGCATGATCGTAATCTTAAATTCATCTTTGATACGACGAATTAACTCAGTCAATTCAGCTGTTTCCTGTGGGTTCATACCTGCTGCTGGTTCATCTAAGAAGAGAATTTTAGGTTCCGTAGCGAGGGCACGAACAATTTCCAAACGACGTTGTTGTCCGTAGGCAAGATTTTTAGCAAGCGTTTCTGCCTCACCATCTAAATCAAAGATTTTAAGCAATTCCAAAGCCTTAGCCTTTAATTCTTTTTCACTCTTGTAAAAAGCTGGTAAGCGCAAAAAACTAGCAAAAACATGTTGTTTGTGATGGTTGCCAAAAGCAATCAAAACATTGTCCAAAACTGTTAAATCTTTAAAGAGACGGATATTTTGGAATGTACGTCCAAGTCCCAAAGAAGCAATCTTATAAGGTGACTTCCCATTCAAAAGGTGACCATCTAGGGTTACTGTTCCCTCGCTTGGTTCATAAACACCGGTCAAAAGGTTGAAAAGAGTGGTTTTCCCAGCTCCGTTTGGACCAATTAGTCCAACCAGTTCCCCTTCGTTCAATTCAAGAGTCACATCTCCAACAGCTGTTAGACCGCCAAAATGTTTGGTTAACTGTTTTACTTCAAGTAATGCCATTAGTTTTGTTCCTCCTTCTTAGATTTTTTAAAGAAACGTGATAGGTTCAATTCCCATGTTCCAAGGAGTCCACCTGGTCTGAAAATCATTACCAATACCAAGGCCAAAGCGTAGATAATCATACGCACGCTAGCAACATCTTGGAGAAGCATATTCAAAATTCCAAGGACAATAGCTGAAACAATGGCACCTGTAATGGAACCAAGTCCACCAAATACAACAATGATCAAAACGTTGATTGAGTTGATGAAAGTGTAATCTTTCGGTACAACTGAACCGATAAATCCTGCCTGAAGTGACCCTGCAATACTTGCAGTAATGGCACCAAAGACAAAGGCGATGATTTTAATTTTAGTCGTATTAACCCCAACTGACTCAGCAGCGATTTCATCCTCACGAACAGATAGGGTTGAACGTCCAATTGGACTACGCAAGAAGTTCAAGGTTGCAATCGTTGTAATCACGACAAAGAAGTATACCATTTGCCAAGTTGTAAAGTTTGGAATTCCCAAGATACCTGCCGCACCATTTGTAATGCTTCCACCATTGATGATAAAGATACGGATAATTTCAGATACACCGAGAGTTGCTACTGCAAGATAGTCCCCCTTCAAACGTAAGGTTGGAATTCCGACAAGTAAGGCAACTGCTCCTGAAAGCAAAGCACCTATAAGCATGGCTCCAAAGAAAGCACCGTAGGTTGGTGATTTAGAACCAATAATAGCTGCTGCATAGGCACCAATCGCCATAAAACCAGCATGTCCAAGTGAAAATTGTCCTGAAAAACCAACGATTAAGTTAAGGCCAACAGCCAGAATAATATTAATTCCAATTTGTTGTAAAATTTGTACATAGAATAGATTGAGTACTCCAACTGAAACCAGTACACTAATCAAGCCATAGCCAGCTAACAAAAGGAGTAACCATAGAATATTAACTTTTAAATTTTCCTTCATCGTTTACACCTTCTCTTTCACATTTTTACCAAGGATACCAGCTGGGCGGACAATCAAGATCAACAACAAGATTCCATAAACAATGGCATCTCGGAAGTCTGACATCCCAAAGGCTGTCGCAAAGGTTTCTAATAGACCAATCACAAAGCCACCGAGAGCCGCACCAGGAATAATCCCGATACCACCAAGTACTGCGGCAACGAAAGACTTAAGACCTGGAGTAACCCCCATCAAAGGCTCAAGAGAGTTATAATAGAGGGCAATCAGAACACCTGCCGCACCCGCAAGAGCTGAACCCAAAGCAAAGGTAAAGCTGATAGTACGATTTACATTGATCCCCATCAATTGTGCCGCATCGCTATCTACAGATACTGCACGCATGGCTTTCCCCATCTTAGTCTTTTGGACAATGACTTGTAACAAAATCATCAAAATCAAGGAAATGGCCAAGATCATTAACTGAACGTTTGTTAGGCTAACTGGTCCCAAATCATAGCGAACTGTTTGAATCGCTTGAGGGAAGGCACGGGTATTGGCACCAACCAGATAGACCATCCCATATTCCAATAGGAAAGAAACCCCAATAGCTGTAATCAAAACAGCAATACGAGTAGAGTGACGCAAAGGTCGGTAAGCAAGAAACTCAATCACGACACCAAGAATGGCTGTCGCTAGCATAGCTACAATAAGCGCTACAAAGAAATTCATTTGGAAAGAATTAATCAAGAAATAACCGATAAAGGCTCCCATCATATAAATATCACCGTGGGCGAAGTTGATGAGCTTGATAATTCCGTAAACCATGGTATATCCTAGGGCTAACAGCGCATAAACACTACCTAGAATCAAACCATTTACTAGTTGTTGGAGCATAAGATTCACTCTTTCTATTTATAATTTTGAGGGTTTCCCCTCACTTTTTGATAGGTTCTTAAACACCGAAACAGGGAGTGAGTCAGAGGCTCATTCCCTATTTCAACATTTTTCTATTATGGTTTTACAACTTCTGCTGCTTCAACCTTACCATTGTTCATGGTCATCATGTAAGCAGTTTTGACTGTGTTGTGGTCTGCATCAAAGCTTGTTTGACCAGTTACACCTTCAAAATCTTTTGTTTTAGCAAGGTTATCCTTGATTTCACCAGAGTTTTTAGCACCTTTTGCTGCGTTTGCTACAAGGTGAACTGAGTCATAAGCCAAGGCTGCAAATGTCGAAGGCTCTTCGTTGTACTTAGCACGGTAAGCATCAAGGAAGGCTTTTGCTTTAGCTGAAACTTCTACAGTAGTTGAGAAGCCTGAGATAAAGTAAATGTTTGATGCTTTTTCAGCAGTTGCTTGTTGTACAAATTCTTCACCGTTGAATCCATCACCACCAACGATTGGTTTGTCAATTCCCATACCACGCGCTTGGTTTACAATTTTACCAGCTTCAGTGTAGTAACCAGGGACGATGATAGCATCAAAGTCTTTCCCTTTCATTTTTGTAAGGGCTGCTTGGAAGTCTGTGTCACCTGCTACGAAAGTTTCATCTGCAACGATTTCACCTTTATAAGCTTCACGGAAGGCTTTGGCAATACCTTTAGCATAGTCGCTGGCATTGTCAGTGTAAAGAACAACTTTCTTAGCTTGCAATTTTTCAGAAACATAATTTGAGATGATTTTTCCTTGGAAGCTATCTTGGAAAGTTCCGATAAAGAGGTAATCTTGACCTTTAGTCAACCCATCTTGCGTCGCACTTGGGGAAATCAATGGAACACCTGCTTTTGTAGCGTTCGCTACCGCAGCTGCAGTCGCACCAGATGTCGCAGGTCCTACGATTGCTGATACTTTAGATTGGGTTACAAGGTTAGTTGTTACTGAAGCCGCCTCAGCTGTTTCAGACTTATTATCTTTATCGACTACTTCGATTTGTTTTCCATCGATACCACCTGCTGCATTGATTTCATCAACGGCAAGTTGGGCACCTTTTTGTTCAGATGTACCGTAGGCTGCTACAGCACCAGTTTCCTCAAAGTTAAATCCGATTTTGATTGTCTTTTCATCTACTGAATTACCAGCAGCATTTGACGCTCCAGACTTCACTTCTCCACAGGCTGCAAGAAGTGCTACACTTGCAAGCGCCACAAACGATAGGGCAAATTTTTTCTTCATCTTTTTTGTCTCCTTATTTCTTAAATAAATAGCATGTTAAGAATATACCGAATTATCAGAAAATTGTCAACACTTTTCTTGAACTTTTTCGATGATAACGTTTTCCTCTCGATAAAGATTGCCCACAAAGGGTGTTTCCAGCTCTTGGATATGACAAACTCTAACTTTTTTAATAAATTTTTCCTTGCTCAAGCGCCCAACCAATTGCTCCACTTCTTGAGTTGAAACATAGAGTTGTAAGTACCGATGTTTTTTGGAATGATAGGTAATATCTCCATAATCCTGCAGTTTTTTTGCATCACGATTATAGTAAAGATAGATAATCAAGCCAGATCGATTGACTTTTTCAAACATGATAAATCCTCTTTCTAAGAAATGTATCCCTATTATACCAAAAAAAGCAAACCCAGTCGAGTTTACCTTCTTTGATCATTAGTTCAATGAATTGTTGGCCATAATTTCATCAATAAAGCCATATTCAAGTGTTTCTTGAGCGCTCATCCAGTAATCACGTTCAGCATCTGCATGGATCTGCTCAACTGTTTTACCAGAATTATCTGCAAGAATTTGCTCCAAAGTCTTACGAGTTTTAAGCAAGTGTTCAGCAGCAATCGCCATATCTGTCTGCTGTGTACCACCACCTGTACCACCCATTGGTTGGTGGATCATGTATTCAGCATTTGGAAGCATGAACCGTTTGCCTTTTGCTCCACTTGATGCGATGACTGTCCCCATAGATGCAGCCATTCCCATAACAATAGTTTGGACATCTGCCTTAATAAAGTTCATGGTATCAACGATTGCCAAACCAGCTGAAACGGAACCACCAGGTGTATTGACATAAAGATAAATATCTTTTGTACTATCTTGGGCATCTAAGAAAAGCAATTGGGCAATAACAGAGTTAGCCATATTGTCTTCAACTTGACCTGTCAGCATAATGATGCGGTCTTTGAGAAGACGTGAGTAAATATCGTATGAACGTTCTCCACGGCTTGTTTGTTCAATAACTACTGGAATCATTTATTTCTCCTTTTGAGTTTTAATTTTGTTAGTCAAATGACTGAAGATAAGACTATTATAATATCTTGGTCAAAAAAGGTCAAATTTTTGCTCTGCTTTCATTAAACAGAAACAAAAATTCAACCTCCTTTCGTGACTGGAAATTCTTTTCCAAGTCGTTCTTCTTTGCGACCTTATTTCGTACCGAACAAGCGGTCTCCAGCATCTCCAAGGCCTGGAACGATATAACCGTGTTCGTTCAAGCGTTCATCCAAGGCTGCTGTAAAGATTTCTACATCTGGATGAGCTTCTTGAAGGGCTTTTACACCTTCTGGAGCAGATACAAGGCAGACAAATTTGATATTTGATGCGCCACGTTTTTTAAGCGAGTCAACAGCCAAGATTGCTGAACCACCTGTTGCCAACATTGGGTCTACTACAAAAATTTGACGTTGGTCAATATCTTCAGGCAATTTTACCAAGTACTCAACTGGTTGAAGTGTTTCTTCATCACGGTACATACCGATGTGACCAACTTTAGCAGCTGGAACCAAGCTCAAGAGGCCATCAACCATCCCGATACCTGCACGCAAGATGGGAACAATAGCCAATTTCTTACCTGCCAATTGTTTTTGAACTGTTTTTGTGATTGGTGTTTCGATTTCCACATCTTCTAGTGGAAGATCACGAAGTACTTCATACCCCATCAACATTGCAATCTCATCTACTAGCTCACGAAAAGCTTTTGTAGAAGTATCTGTACGACGCAAGATTGACAATTTGTGTTGAATCAGTGGGTGATTAATAACTTCAATTTTTCCCATTTTTGGAGTTCCTTCTTTCAATTTATTCTTCTTATTATACCAAAAAATGGTTTAAAAATCTTTCTAAACCATTTATTTTTAATAATTTTTACATTAAATCTGCCTCTTTAAGAGCGGTCTGTACGGTCTCAAGTGGTAGATGAGTCAATTCTGTTCCCTTTTCTTGATAAAGGTATTTGGCATAGTCATCCATTCGGTACTGGTTGATATAAACCACGCGCTTGCAGCCGACCTGAAGCAATTGTTTCGTGCAATTCAGACAAGGAAAATGCGTCACATAGGCTGTAAAGCCTTTGGGAACACCACGTTCTGCACCTTGAAGGATAGCATTAACCTCAGCGTGAAGGGTGCGCACACAGTGGCCTTCGATGACCAGACATTCGTGATCAATACAATGCTCGGTTCCTGACACCGAACCATTGTAACCAGTGGAAATAACTTTATTATCCTTTACCAGAATTGCACCCACCTTGGCAC
This window of the Streptococcus sp. 116-D4 genome carries:
- a CDS encoding CBS domain-containing protein, translating into MAVKDFMTRKVVYISPDTTVSHAADLMREQGLHRLPVIENDQLVGLVTEGTIAQASPSKATSLSIYEMNYLLNKTKVKDVMIRDVITVSGYASLEDATYLMLKNKIGILPVVDNHQVYGVITDRDVFQAFLEIAGYGEEGIRVRFVTEDEVGVLGKIVSLIVKENLNISHTVNIPRKDGKVIIEVQIDGSIDLPALKEKFEAENIQVEDITRTSAKVL
- a CDS encoding ABC transporter ATP-binding protein gives rise to the protein MSMLKVDNLSVHYGMIQAVRDVSFEVNEGEVVSLIGANGAGKTTILRTLSGLVRPSSGKIEFLGQEIQKMPAQKIVAGGLSQVPEGRHVFPGLTVLENLEMGAFLKKNREENQANLKKVFSRFPRLEERKNQDAATLSGGEQQMLAMGRALMSTPKLLLLDEPSMGLAPIFIQEIFDIIQDIQKQGTTVLLIEQNANKALAISDRGYVLETGKIVLSGTGKELASSEEVRKAYLGG
- a CDS encoding ABC transporter ATP-binding protein; protein product: MALLEVKQLTKHFGGLTAVGDVTLELNEGELVGLIGPNGAGKTTLFNLLTGVYEPSEGTVTLDGHLLNGKSPYKIASLGLGRTFQNIRLFKDLTVLDNVLIAFGNHHKQHVFASFLRLPAFYKSEKELKAKALELLKIFDLDGEAETLAKNLAYGQQRRLEIVRALATEPKILFLDEPAAGMNPQETAELTELIRRIKDEFKITIMLIEHDMNLVMEVTERIYVLEYGRLIAQGTPDEIKTNKRVIEAYLGGEA
- a CDS encoding branched-chain amino acid ABC transporter permease, whose translation is MKENLKVNILWLLLLLAGYGLISVLVSVGVLNLFYVQILQQIGINIILAVGLNLIVGFSGQFSLGHAGFMAIGAYAAAIIGSKSPTYGAFFGAMLIGALLSGAVALLVGIPTLRLKGDYLAVATLGVSEIIRIFIINGGSITNGAAGILGIPNFTTWQMVYFFVVITTIATLNFLRSPIGRSTLSVREDEIAAESVGVNTTKIKIIAFVFGAITASIAGSLQAGFIGSVVPKDYTFINSINVLIIVVFGGLGSITGAIVSAIVLGILNMLLQDVASVRMIIYALALVLVMIFRPGGLLGTWELNLSRFFKKSKKEEQN
- a CDS encoding branched-chain amino acid ABC transporter permease; the encoded protein is MLQQLVNGLILGSVYALLALGYTMVYGIIKLINFAHGDIYMMGAFIGYFLINSFQMNFFVALIVAMLATAILGVVIEFLAYRPLRHSTRIAVLITAIGVSFLLEYGMVYLVGANTRAFPQAIQTVRYDLGPVSLTNVQLMILAISLILMILLQVIVQKTKMGKAMRAVSVDSDAAQLMGINVNRTISFTFALGSALAGAAGVLIALYYNSLEPLMGVTPGLKSFVAAVLGGIGIIPGAALGGFVIGLLETFATAFGMSDFRDAIVYGILLLILIVRPAGILGKNVKEKV
- a CDS encoding ABC transporter substrate-binding protein gives rise to the protein MKKKFALSFVALASVALLAACGEVKSGASNAAGNSVDEKTIKIGFNFEETGAVAAYGTSEQKGAQLAVDEINAAGGIDGKQIEVVDKDNKSETAEAASVTTNLVTQSKVSAIVGPATSGATAAAVANATKAGVPLISPSATQDGLTKGQDYLFIGTFQDSFQGKIISNYVSEKLQAKKVVLYTDNASDYAKGIAKAFREAYKGEIVADETFVAGDTDFQAALTKMKGKDFDAIIVPGYYTEAGKIVNQARGMGIDKPIVGGDGFNGEEFVQQATAEKASNIYFISGFSTTVEVSAKAKAFLDAYRAKYNEEPSTFAALAYDSVHLVANAAKGAKNSGEIKDNLAKTKDFEGVTGQTSFDADHNTVKTAYMMTMNNGKVEAAEVVKP
- a CDS encoding YlbG family protein, with the translated sequence MFEKVNRSGLIIYLYYNRDAKKLQDYGDITYHSKKHRYLQLYVSTQEVEQLVGRLSKEKFIKKVRVCHIQELETPFVGNLYREENVIIEKVQEKC
- the clpP gene encoding ATP-dependent Clp protease proteolytic subunit ClpP; amino-acid sequence: MIPVVIEQTSRGERSYDIYSRLLKDRIIMLTGQVEDNMANSVIAQLLFLDAQDSTKDIYLYVNTPGGSVSAGLAIVDTMNFIKADVQTIVMGMAASMGTVIASSGAKGKRFMLPNAEYMIHQPMGGTGGGTQQTDMAIAAEHLLKTRKTLEQILADNSGKTVEQIHADAERDYWMSAQETLEYGFIDEIMANNSLN
- the upp gene encoding uracil phosphoribosyltransferase; translation: MGKIEVINHPLIQHKLSILRRTDTSTKAFRELVDEIAMLMGYEVLRDLPLEDVEIETPITKTVQKQLAGKKLAIVPILRAGIGMVDGLLSLVPAAKVGHIGMYRDEETLQPVEYLVKLPEDIDQRQIFVVDPMLATGGSAILAVDSLKKRGASNIKFVCLVSAPEGVKALQEAHPDVEIFTAALDERLNEHGYIVPGLGDAGDRLFGTK
- a CDS encoding deoxycytidylate deaminase, with translation MTEKRLAWDEYFAAQALLIANRSTCKRAKVGAILVKDNKVISTGYNGSVSGTEHCIDHECLVIEGHCVRTLHAEVNAILQGAERGVPKGFTAYVTHFPCLNCTKQLLQVGCKRVVYINQYRMDDYAKYLYQEKGTELTHLPLETVQTALKEADLM